In the Clostridium cellulovorans 743B genome, CATATATGTGGAATAAGTTTTATATATTCTGGTAGAGTTACATCTTTCAATTTACTTAATCCAAAAATACGATGTAATTCTAATAAGAAATCATTGCGAACAATTTCTTCTTCTAGAAGTGATGCCGCTTCTTCATACTTTCCCTGATTAAGTAATTGATTTGCTTCCTCAAAAATACCATATTCTTGAGCCAAATTTTTAATAAGACTTGTCCATGTTGGATATATCCAAGCTGATAATCCCGCTCCTATAAAAGGAATTACAGCATTCTCTTTCATTCTTTCAACTAATTCATTGAATACTGTTTTATTTTTCCGATGGCAGCTCATTAGTTCTTCAAAGTTCATTTTTCTCAACTCCTTTTCTATAAATGTCCTATTGTTATTTATTTTTTATAATATCTTTTAACTCACTGATACTAATATCTTGGTTTCTTCTATGAATAACTGCATGACAATTTGGACATATTGGCACTAGATCTGTTTCTGGATCAATTTCATACTCCTGATTTATACTTGAAATAGGTTTTATATGATGAACATGAATAAATTCTTTAGCAATTTCACCATAAATCTCTTCAAGATTGACTCCACAAACAGAACAGTTATATCCATAAATTTCAATACACTTGTTTCTTGCTTTCTTATTTCTTTCATAAGCATTAACATATATCTGTCTAGTTGAACCTTCAATATATCTTTCAGGATTAATAACTTCTTCTGCTAACAAATCAACTTTTGTTCTTATAATTTCAGTAGTTTTACCACTAAAGCTACTCCAAAGTTCTTCTAATTCATTTAAATCAACATCTTTCATTTCAACTCCTGATGCTCTTTGAGACCAATTCATGCTAGGAAAATGCTTATCTAAAATCTCCTTAGAAAGTATCTTTCCCTCATGTGGATTTACAATGCAATCAAACTCAATGTCTACATAGTTTGTATATAAGCCTTCCTCAGCTTTAGTTTCAATCCAATGCAGCGCTGAATATGACGGTTCATTAATCCATCCAGATGCAAATATACCCTTTTCCTCAACTCCAAGTTGAATCAAATATACCCGTGCACCTTCCTCAAAATTTTTTCTTGCTCCGCTACTCCATGAATCTAAATAGGATCCATCCATCTTAATTTTTTCAATTGCATCATTAATATTATGCCAATAATATTCCTCTGGGTTATAAATCATTAAATAAGCTTTATTCCATAAATCCATAATATATTTTGGATTTATCCTCACGCCCTCATTAGCAAATAACTTCTGCCATGCTTTATTATTTCTTGCTGAATCATTACATATCTCTGTAAGATTCCTCTTCACAGAGGGTTTTACAAAATTAAAATAATCCCTACCTTTTTGGCCTGCAAACATACTCATAAATGAATAATTATATGTAGAATACTTCTCTATATTAGATAATTTATAAGGAATTAAATCAGCTATTTCTTGTAATGTAAATACTTTTAGTGGATTCAAATTACAACTTTCTACATTTTTAAGGAACTCCTTAAATAACTTATCTGCCTTATATGACAATTTAATTTTTTTATAACAAAATCTATTTCTAATCATGAAATACCTTCCTCTTATTATAAATATTAATCAAGCATTATGTATTTAAAAATAGCTGGAAACAAATATTGCCTATATAACTGAAGTTATATACCGCGAAAAACAGCATATATGCTACCCTTTATAATCACAATACTTCAAAGTCCTAATTTTACCTCTAAATTATACCATCACCAGCCAATATATTACAACAAACCATCCCTACATATTACTAAGTATACTTATGTATTACAAAAGAAAAAGCCCAGCATCCTGGACTTTTAAATTACTATGCATAATGTTCTAAAAATTCATGTCTGTCTTATCACCAGTGAATGGAAATAAGCTATAGTTAAAAGTTGAAGTTAATTGCATTGGTACTCTGTTAGCTGTAAATTTATCTTAGTTCTTTAAAGCTGGAATAATAATATAACCACTCACGTCATTTACCGATATATCAAACCTATAAACAGGCTGGAAAAAGCCTTTTGAATCTGAAATATAATCTAGTTTCACAGCTTGTACATCAATAGATTTAATAGCTTCATTATTCATAGACTCCGTATATATACAATTCTTGAATTTTCCTTCTTTTATATGATTGTAAGCCTCCGCTTCACTAATAATCTCACAGTCCTTCACAGGCTTATATTCTATTATTTTATTATCTATCCGTGATATAGTTCCATCGTTATAATCCTCACAAGTAAGGATACCATCATAAAGTTCTTCCTCAACCTTGGTTTTTGAGACTTCAAAGGAATAACAATTCCCTTGTTTAGCTTTAAACACTGCCTTTTCAGGAACATCGATGCCAAAATCTTTTAAGGCTGATTTTATTTTATTTTCATCAGCTGTTGTCGCTTGATTTTTTTCTTCCTCTCTATGCTTTGAAAAAGAATATGTAAAGCCTTTAAAATCAATCCATATACTTGTAAATCGATCCTTTGAATAATAGATGATTGTATCATCATAAACATCTGTCATGCTATCATCTATTTCTTCACTGAATTTACCGAAAAATTTTTCTGCAAAATCATAAGCTTCTTCCTTTGTTGCGACCTTAGATGAAAAAACTTCTGCTGTAGAACCTTTGTCATCAAAGGCTACCTCTGAAGTAACAGTAATTCCTTTCATATTCTGTTTATAAGTATAATTCTCTTCCAAATTTCCAAACTCTTGATTATTATAAATAGCAAATATCCCCAGAAAGGTTCCAAGTGTTAGAAGAAGTGGTGATAAACAAGCGGCAACCTTTAAACCTTTCTTTTTCACGTCTTTTCTAAGCAGAAAAATAATCATTATAAGACAATAACCGATGACAGCACCTAAAGTATTATCAAAGATATCATCTAATTCAAAAATCCCTCTTTTCATAAGCAATTGGCAAAATTCAATTATAAAAGTCATTGCAATACTTGCCGCAAAGGCTTTCCAAAAAGTTTTAAGCTTCTCAGACCACAAAGGCAGCAAGATTCCAATGGGAACAAACATAATAATATTTAAGATAATTGGTCTCCACGCCACTTTTGAGAAAGAATTCCAGGCATCTAAATAAGAATTAAATAATTGCAAATCATAGGCACTATAATAATGACTTCCCCTATCTAAAAGTACTGCTCCCACAACTAATATAAAGTAGCAGAAAGATACTGCTGATAATGCCAATTTTCTTTTATTAAGCTTTTTAGTGCCTTTTAACAATTTCTTGTATATTAAAAAGTAGTTAACTGCAAATAATATTGCAATGGCTAAAACCAATACAATTCCTACTTTTAAATAGTTCATTCCTAAATTTGTAATACTATCTAATCTCATTAAATAATTTCCTTTCCTCTAAAAGTTTTTTCTATAATTCATCAAACCGTTAATAACCATTTGGACACATTAAGGATTTCTTATTGAATTATATCCAGTTATTCGTTTAATTTCAACTATATCACAATTTATAACAACTCTAGTTCTAAAAAAATCATATACTTTTCTAATTTATTATTTTGTTATTATTCTTTGTTAACCTTAATATAAATTTTTTCCAACACATAAATACCAGGACATAAAAATCCTATAAAACCAAACAAGTATGAAAATATTTCTGTATTTCCTAACCTACCTCCTATATAAGAACCTATACCTGCTGTTATTAATGAAACTAAAATTAAAACCATATTCTCCTCCTAAATTTATTTGATAAATCGTAATTTTATGGTATATACAGTAAATTAAGTATAACTAGTAGTAACTGAAACCCCAATAGTTACCCTTAATTTAAAAATTTTATAATTCCCTATAAAGTAAAAAAGAGAAGCTAAAAAGCCCCTCAGTAAGATTAAATTCGGTTCTAACTATCTAAAGTTTCTATCTTTACCCGCCAAAAAAGTATAGTAATCAGATAGTATAAAGATAAATGTCTGTATAGTGTAAATAACAAATCGTTCTGTTAAACCTAATATATTTAATTCTAAATTCATAGAAATTGGATTAGAGACTCCAAAGACAGTGATAAGTATTGCCATCACTAAAGCGAATTTTCCTAGTTCCTTCGTCTTTTCCTGCTTTAAGTATCCAAATGCAATGAGGAAAGATGCTGCAATTGTTGTAAACACTACAACCACAGTGACTATAATGTGCATCATATTTTGAAAATTCATCTCTGTTTTATCTCCACTTAAGGGAAATAAGCCATAACCAATCATTGAAGTTATTTGCATTATCATTAATATTATAAATCCACTTCTCAATAACCTGCTGTAGCTAATAAAAGCTTTTTCTATCAACGCCGCTACAAATAAAAACATACATATGCCATAAATAAGCGTAAATACCTTTAATAAATCTGCATTAGGAGCACCATCAGCAGTAAGTGAACTAATATCTGTGGTTATTGGATTATACTCATTCCACAAAATCTGCCCTATAGTGATATGTGCAAAATAAAATAGTACCCCTACCATTCCTAATGGCATTAGTAATCTCCTGAGTTTCTCCATTCTTCTACCTCCAGAAAATATAAGAAATCTTTATTTTAATGCTGGATTTACTATATCTACATCTTGTCCATCTATAGAAGTCTTAAAGCTATAAGCTGGCTGAAAATAAATTCTGCTTCTCTCGGAATATTTATCTCATAACCCTTTAAGGTTTCACATATAGTACTTTCATTTACCTCTAATGCTCCATTATCTCTAATATACCCGCTATTATAATAATATGACATCCCATTAAAATTAATACTTATACTTGAGTTATCATTTAGTGATCCATAAACAACTATATCCCTAAAAACCTTTGTCTTTTTACATCACTTATAATTCTCATTTTTTAACTTACTCCGTTGTAAAAAAAATCCTCCTTGTTCCATTATACTTAGATATCAATTACATTTTCAATTAGATTTTATAGGTTACTACATTTATACCGTAAAAATTTCAAAATTCCTTGAAAGACTGGCATGACGATGTTAAGTAATAAAAATAACGTTAAAATTATCCTTTTCAGTTTCTTTCTTAAATTCTCTACTAAATAAAGCAAGTAAAGACCTCTAATCAACATGTTTAACTGTTAATTAGAGGTGTTATATATGATTTAATAAATTGATTTTCACACTTTATTCAAAGTACTTTTATCAACTAATTTTCTAAACTATAAAATTATATTCCAAATTTCTAACTGTATTATTTAAATACCTTAACTCGTTCTTCTAATGGATTAAACTGCTTTTCATCTGGCTTAGCTGTAGGTTTTCCAAATGGCATTTGCGCTATGAGTTTCCAGTTACTTGGTATATTCCATTCTTCCTTTATATCATTCTCGATAAGTTCATTATAATGTTGTAAAGATACTCCAAGACCTTCATTTTCTAAGGCAGTCCAAACTACAAATTGATGCATTCCGCTTGATTGTTGAGACCAAATTGGAAAGTTATCTTTATAGAGTGCAAATTGTTCTTGAAGCCCTTTAATTACATTATCATCTTCGAAGAATAATACTGTACCGTAACCATTTTTGAAGGAGTTTATCTTTTCTTCAGTAGAACTAAATTGATCTGCTGGTACAATTTTTCTTAAAGCTTCTTTTGTAATGTCCCATAATTTATCGTGATGATTTCCCAATAATAAGACTACCCTTGCACTTTGTGAATTAAAAGAAGATGGTGTGTGCTTCACAGCATGATCTATAATCTCTTTAATCTTATCATCGGAAACAGTAGTTTCCTTGCTAATTCCATAAAATGTACGTCTTTCTGCTACAGCAGTTAAAAATTCCTTTGACATTGTCCATTCCTCCTAAATCTTGTATTCTTTATTAAACTAATTTTTTTTCTTTGACATTTTA is a window encoding:
- a CDS encoding HNH endonuclease encodes the protein MIRNRFCYKKIKLSYKADKLFKEFLKNVESCNLNPLKVFTLQEIADLIPYKLSNIEKYSTYNYSFMSMFAGQKGRDYFNFVKPSVKRNLTEICNDSARNNKAWQKLFANEGVRINPKYIMDLWNKAYLMIYNPEEYYWHNINDAIEKIKMDGSYLDSWSSGARKNFEEGARVYLIQLGVEEKGIFASGWINEPSYSALHWIETKAEEGLYTNYVDIEFDCIVNPHEGKILSKEILDKHFPSMNWSQRASGVEMKDVDLNELEELWSSFSGKTTEIIRTKVDLLAEEVINPERYIEGSTRQIYVNAYERNKKARNKCIEIYGYNCSVCGVNLEEIYGEIAKEFIHVHHIKPISSINQEYEIDPETDLVPICPNCHAVIHRRNQDISISELKDIIKNK
- a CDS encoding VanZ family protein; amino-acid sequence: MRLDSITNLGMNYLKVGIVLVLAIAILFAVNYFLIYKKLLKGTKKLNKRKLALSAVSFCYFILVVGAVLLDRGSHYYSAYDLQLFNSYLDAWNSFSKVAWRPIILNIIMFVPIGILLPLWSEKLKTFWKAFAASIAMTFIIEFCQLLMKRGIFELDDIFDNTLGAVIGYCLIMIIFLLRKDVKKKGLKVAACLSPLLLTLGTFLGIFAIYNNQEFGNLEENYTYKQNMKGITVTSEVAFDDKGSTAEVFSSKVATKEEAYDFAEKFFGKFSEEIDDSMTDVYDDTIIYYSKDRFTSIWIDFKGFTYSFSKHREEEKNQATTADENKIKSALKDFGIDVPEKAVFKAKQGNCYSFEVSKTKVEEELYDGILTCEDYNDGTISRIDNKIIEYKPVKDCEIISEAEAYNHIKEGKFKNCIYTESMNNEAIKSIDVQAVKLDYISDSKGFFQPVYRFDISVNDVSGYIIIPALKN
- a CDS encoding DUF998 domain-containing protein; this encodes MEKLRRLLMPLGMVGVLFYFAHITIGQILWNEYNPITTDISSLTADGAPNADLLKVFTLIYGICMFLFVAALIEKAFISYSRLLRSGFIILMIMQITSMIGYGLFPLSGDKTEMNFQNMMHIIVTVVVVFTTIAASFLIAFGYLKQEKTKELGKFALVMAILITVFGVSNPISMNLELNILGLTERFVIYTIQTFIFILSDYYTFLAGKDRNFR
- a CDS encoding nitroreductase family protein; protein product: MSKEFLTAVAERRTFYGISKETTVSDDKIKEIIDHAVKHTPSSFNSQSARVVLLLGNHHDKLWDITKEALRKIVPADQFSSTEEKINSFKNGYGTVLFFEDDNVIKGLQEQFALYKDNFPIWSQQSSGMHQFVVWTALENEGLGVSLQHYNELIENDIKEEWNIPSNWKLIAQMPFGKPTAKPDEKQFNPLEERVKVFK